The Anolis carolinensis isolate JA03-04 chromosome 2, rAnoCar3.1.pri, whole genome shotgun sequence genome contains the following window.
gGTCTACTATAGTTGGTTTCAATGCTGCCACCATAGTGTGACTGCGCAGGCTACAATTCACCCACTGACATTTTGGATTTAATTCTAGGTACATCCCAGAAGGCATGCAATGCTCATGTGGAGTTGATTATTATACACCAACCCCTGAAGTCCACAACGAGTCCTTTGTCATCTACATGTTTTTGGTCCATTTTGTCACACCATTGACCATTATATTCTTCTGCTACGGACGCCTCGTCTGTACAGTGAAAGCGGTAAGTAACCATACAGAAAAGAGGTTACCTGACGCAAACCAGAGTGAAAATAGGTAATCATTTTGCAATTTTTAGTCCTGTGAGAAGAGATTAAGCACCAGAGATGTTAGGTAAATGTTAGGTAAAATCCTTTATAGCTTGGATCCACCTGTGAAACAATTAGAAGCTAGCTCTTTATTTATCATAGAACAACCTCCTTGTCTCTCTGTGTTGTGTTCACAGATGAATGTGTGTTTCAGTGGACATCGTCCCCCCCAGTATTTGTTTCAGTGGACATCACCCCATCACTGAGGAGGTTACACTGGTGCCTTTCCTGTCATGGATTCATGAATACAACAGTAAAGTGTGTATAGTCTCTACGATGCTTTATAGTGCAGTGCCCCAGGGCTTTATAGTTCAGTGCTCCTGCACTATAAAGCCCTGGTAGTCCAGAGAGTCCTTTCAGTGATggggggggaaaaaaggaagaaaatgcttTCATTTCGTGACTGTGCTGGTTTTCAATGGCATGTTTCTTTTGGTAATGCTTATGGCAAATGGGCCCCCAGAAAATGGTTGGAAAAGTTATATGTCCATTTCCCAAGCTGTACTGTTGCAGCATGCTTACAGCACACTGTTCTCATGCTTCTAGGCTGCAGCTCAGCAACAAGAGTCTGCAACCACGCAGAAAGCTGAGAGAGAAGTCACCCGCATGGTCGTCATCATGGTCATTTCCTTCCTGGTTTGCTGGGTTCCTTATGCCAGCGTGGCGTTCTACATCTTCACCCACCAAGGATCTGACTTTGGCCCTGTCTTTATGACCATCCCAGCTTTCTTTGCCAAGAGCTCAGCCATCTACAATCCTGTGATTTACATCTTAATGAACAAACAGGTAACTTGGCAATGTGGCTtgggcttttttaaaaacaatataataacactcaAGAGTTTATGGCACTTTCCCTAAGTGCTTAAAGTGCTTCctatatacatttccttaataattcTTGTAACAAACCCTGTAGGTTAATCCTCTTTATTACAGATGCGTATGAGTGTgtctggggaggggggaatggAGAGACAGAGACCCCCCTAAGCGAATTCATTGCTGAGCAGAGACTTGAACCAGGCTCTCTCCATTCGTACACTAAAATTATCTTTACAGCATTTCGCTCCTTCCCAATTGTGCTCGGAATATAATGCATTTCTTGATGGGTGGTGGTAGTATTTAATCTGAAAAATCCCTAATCACCTGTTTCAAGTCAAATGCTGTGGCGAGGGACCAAGAGAAGATGTTCTTGCAGTCTCTCTGGGGGAGGATGCCTGCTCTCAGCTGGTTGCTAGAAAGCCTTCTCCCCACTTTCTTTTTATCAACACAGCAAGCTGCTAATGACTCTCGCCATTGGTGAACCATTCAGGGCAAGAGGACTAAGCCTAAGCACTTTTCACTGGGTGAATTATAGCATTATCAATTATTTCTCTGAGAACTGGGCTATGCCAAGGAATAAGCAAACAATCTCAGAGGCTTTTCACTTGCTTTGAAACACAGAACGCCTTTCCTATTTCAATGGAGTGGGAGTTGCAAAAAATAATTCAAGTGTATTTATATGTGGAGGGAGGATTTGTGTAGCTCCTCTGCCATTTTTAGACTGCAATTCACATGAGCCCTGGTCTGGCTAGCCAGAGGTGAAAAATGATAGGAGGTACCGTGTTCCCCCGCTACTTCATGGTTCGCTTATCACGTACTCGCTGTTTCACAGgaaatctatctatcatctatctatctatctatctatctatctatctatctatctatctatctatctatctatctacagtagagtctcacttatccaacataaacgggccagcagaacgttggataagcgaatatgttggataacaaggagagattaagaaaaagcccattaaacatcaaaataggttatgattttacaaattaagcaccaaaacatcgtgttatacaacaaatttgacagaaaaagtagttcaatacgcagtaatgctatgtagtaattactgtatttacgaatttagcaccaaaatatcactatatattgaaaacattgactacaaaaatgcgttggataatccagaacattggataagcgagtgttggataagtgagactctactgtatctatctatcatgtatctatttatttatttacccatcCCATTgccacttctcctcctcctcctccttgcttcaTGACTGCCCGGTTAGTGAGCGAGAGAGCAAGTGAGGGAGGGACGGTGGGAAAGTGAGAAAGTGAGAGAGTGAAGGCGGGTGGCAGAagaagagcctggaagaggtggccagaCTCCTGTTTCTGCTGCCGCTCCAGCCGTCCATGtcgggaaacgtggaggactcagaagagggggcAGAGGAGTCCTCCATGAGTCCCTCCCCCCCTTCCAtgtcctccacgtttcccggtATGGCTGGCTGGAGCGGCGGCAGAAACAGGAGCCTGGTCGCCTTTTCCAGGCtcctcttctgctgctgctgccgcccacCCTCACTCTCACTCTGTCATTTTCTcaaccaccctccctccctcgcttacCGGGCGGAGCAGCGTTCCTTCTTCTCTGGCTGCAGGGGCAGAGGCAGCCAGAACAAGGGGCCCATGGCTCTGGTaggaaaggcttcactctccctggggcttgcaagggggagaaaggccacctaactattaaaataatgtttaaatattaaaataaaaatagtgtccctacttcacggattttcacttatcgtggatggtcctggaacataacccccgcgataagtgagggaacactgtatagtctaggagcccctgatggcacagtgggttaaaccgctgagctgctgaacccgctgttagctccagcttctgacaacccagcagttcaaaaacatgcaaatgagtagataaataggttccgctccagtgggaaggtaatggtgctccatgcagccatgccagccacatgaccttggaggcgtctatggacaatgccagctctttggcttaaaaatggagatgagcatcaacccccagagttggacatgacaagACTTCATGttgggaaaaccattaccttttacCATATAGTCTAAACACCTGGGGATAGTCACATGATACCCCTCTTGACTATAGGATTAGAAGAACAGCAGAGAAATAATAAATTGAAAGAAGTCTCAacagccatccagcccaactccctgccatttaggaacacacaatcaaaccacTCTCAACAGGTGGCCAGTCTCTTTTttgttatttcatagaatcatagaatcatagaatagtagagttggaagagaccacatgggccatctagtccaaccccctgctaagaagcaggaaatcgcattcaaagcacccccgacagatggccatccagcctctgcttaaaagcctccaaggaaggagcctccaccacagccccggggagagagttccactgtcgaacagctctcacagtgaggaagttcttcctgatgttcaggtggaatctcctttcctgtagtttgaagccattgttccgtgtcctagtctgcagggcagcagaaaacaagcttgctccctcttccctatgacttcccttcacatatttgtacatggctatcatgtctcctctcagccttctcttctgcaggctcttCTGCATTTTATGTGCTCTTGGTTgatgatgaccctaaggtgaatttaTTATTGGATGTTGGGGTTTTTGGGGGCCTCTGAGGCTGGaagagtgtgacttgaccaaggtcacccagtgagtttctatggctgagttgggatttgaaccctggtctccagagtcctaatccaacactcaaatcattacaccatgcCGACTCTCTCAGCTCAGACTTAGGAGAATAGTGGAGTCATTTTTCACATGTTAATGCTTGGATGCCCAGAATTTCTTAATGTGATTTCTACAGTAGGTTTCTAATGCTGAAGTGTTTACACATTGCTGCTGTTGGTTTTTCATTTACAGTTCCGTAACTGTATGATCATGACCCTCTGTTGTGGAAAGAATCCTTTGGGTGATGAGGACACGTCTGCCGGCACAAAGACAGAGACGTCCACAGTCTCTACAAGTCAGGTTTCTCCTGCCTGAATCCACCAAGAAAATCTCTTAACTTTAAAATTTCTGCATGGCTGCACTGCCACCCACACAATCAGCGGCAGGCCATTTGCAACTCACCTgacagaatgaacttcttctgTGACTGTCAGAAAAACAAGGTTTTAAGGTTGTCATTTTTATGactgcatttcatagaatcatagaatagtagagttggaagagaccacatgggccatctagtccaaccccctgctaagaagcatttGATATGGAACTCAAGCCAGGCCTATGGCTTTGACAAGTCACAtacattaaaaatgttaaaaatgaacTTTCAGTCTAGAACCAATAATCAAATCAAATTACTTGTTTAGTGCTTGCATTTCCACTATTCTTTTAATTCTGTTCTGCAGCTGTCCCATCTGTGTTTATAGGCTTGCCTGAGGATGTGTGACTTTACTTAAGGATCCATTCCCACTTCTGGCCTTCCAATCTTCATCATAGATTTTTcccatataaaatttaaaaaaagtatcatttgatgtgttgtcgaaggctttcatggctagaatcactgggttgctgtgagttttctgggctgtatggccatgttccaaaagcattctctaccACATCTATGggagacatcctcagaggttgtgaggtttgttggaataaagaaacatgaaaggcacagcagactaactcaaccagagaagttagccatagcagagcacctgatgaaccaacctggacacagaatattgtttgagaacacagaaatgctgcaccactctaacaaccaccatgtcagacgatacagagaagccattgatatccacatgcatgtggacaatttcaacagaaaggtgggaatcataaaaaggaacaaaatctggctaccaatatttaaaaaactctaaattcaggaca
Protein-coding sequences here:
- the rho gene encoding rhodopsin — its product is MNGTEGQNFYVPMSNKTGVVRNPFEYPQYYLADPWQFSALAAYMFLLILLGFPINFLTLFVTIQHKKLRTPLNYILLNLAVANLFMVLMGFTTTMYTSMNGYFIFGTVGCNIEGFFATLGGEMGLWSLVVLAVERYVVICKPMSNFRFGETHALIGVSCTWIMALACAGPPLLGWSRYIPEGMQCSCGVDYYTPTPEVHNESFVIYMFLVHFVTPLTIIFFCYGRLVCTVKAAAAQQQESATTQKAEREVTRMVVIMVISFLVCWVPYASVAFYIFTHQGSDFGPVFMTIPAFFAKSSAIYNPVIYILMNKQFRNCMIMTLCCGKNPLGDEDTSAGTKTETSTVSTSQVSPA